Part of the Antechinus flavipes isolate AdamAnt ecotype Samford, QLD, Australia chromosome 2, AdamAnt_v2, whole genome shotgun sequence genome is shown below.
caaacatttataagCACTGACTATATACACAGTTCATTGTGCTAAGGATGGAGAGAAATCTTAATATCAATAAGATGTGGCCTCATCTAGTTGATACTTTTAGGCTTTACTATCCAACAGTGAAGTGTTTATTTTATGAGGTTTTCCTATTAGCCTTATATGATTTCTTCCTGTTTCTCAATGTAATGCAGGTCATTCTGCATTCTCTTCTCCATCTTCTACTCCTTTAGTTCTTCTCCCTCAGACTCTTGAAGCCCAGCTCAAGTATCATCTCCAATGTACAGACTCCTCTCTCCTTAACTAccttatatttaactactttgtattcaTGTTCTCTtcatacttattttgtatataattacaGGTGTATTTTATTGTAACCTCATTAGAATCTTTtaaataggaattgtttcattcttcatATATGTATCTCCACTGCTTAGcatatagttggcacttaatatgTGCTTGCTGATGATAGTATTTCTCTAAAGAATACTATAGGATGGAATATTATCATCAGTGTGTTCAACGTTTATGTTTTCTACTCCAATTCTTAAGTGAAACATTGTATTAAaatcacagataaataaatttaataaagagTATATGAACCATTTTATATCCATAGTTCACCACTTCTCTGCTAGGATGAAGGAAGTGTTTCATCGGGAATTAGTCCCTTTAATTGATCTttacaattaacaaatatttattgctcaGGGTAGGTCTTATTAGGGTAAAAAGTAGGACAGACTGGGGCCATACTGCagtgagaaaagaatgaaaaaatagcaaCTGGGAACCTCAAAGACAAACTTCCAGTAACTTGGCCTTATCTTGAATTCAGGGAGTGAAAAATCTATTTGTAATTCCTTGCACCAAGTTCTATGGTTAATATTAAAGCTTCACCTTCAAGGCAAGGGTATGCGCAAGAATCTTTTGAACCACAAACATGGTAGTATATTGaagccttaagaaaaaaaaaattgtcataattcaacaatttaaaaattcaactctTTCCATGATCTGGTCGTGAAATTCTAATTCATCTAATCAGATGGACTAAAGGCATTCTTGAATTTTTCTAGTctcgttttctcatctgtgaaatgagttgcATTAGATTGCAaccctcattcttttttcttataaattccaGCAGAGATCTGGTAGTTATTACTGATTTTCTTCATAATGATTTCACAGTGCAGCAAAATTTAACAcaagttttgaaaaaaagtttgtCTAATAGTATCCATTACAGAAGAACTTGATTCAGAAGCATAATTTAAATATtgaatatactttgtatatactaAGCTTCATCAAACAGTGCAGAATGTACCTGAACAATTTTCAGTTCATGTGgtgtttttcatctttaaaataataatggttttcTGTGGAAACagatttctcggggaggttttctggaggcagccttagtttcagttaaaggTAGTAATCATTCCAAaagcagccaggtgttaaaagttcagatcttttattgcttcttccaaaataacccggttagtttttcttagaggtctatctttctgcttggttccaagagctcttgcagttgtcctttgcctctgctttcttcagcctccagccagcaccaaagtgaaagttggaatgaatctgactccacctctgagagagggcttgtgggcttcctcccagagcaCTCCTCTaacttgaagctctaagagcttctatatagatatgatctcccaaaggttgactcctccttctggaggcagggattaaaggaggtgtgaattcacaaagttaactttgtgaatatcccatacttgtgaactccaatgagtatttaaatacttcttgattatatgaactctctaaaggtgtgaacacaagcattgtttctatcagttttacttagtaccttgtttcttccggcctataacatctccttgtaagatcagctCAAtgatactgaactatgctaaattagataattattatctctatctactctaatgactttacactttctAAGGAGTCCAACAAATTCATGCTAAGTATCCCAGAATCAGCACTGTACCATGAGCTAAGTGTTATCACAGAATCCGTGATGTACCATCAACTTATGTGCAGAATGGCTGGTCTACTTGCCTTAGGTCTGTATTCAGTCTACCCATAACTCAGCTATATGTCatcacagatctgaccatgtcacctcccATTCAAACAACTCCAGTAGCTCCTTATCATAGATACTCCATGTGATATTTAGATAATAGGTAAGATATTTGGACATTTTCTGGGTAAATTAAATTTCTAAGTATGGATCAGAAAAAAAACCAATTTGCATGAGAGAAATGTTAGGATGAAATTTCAGTAACATGAGTATAATATAAGTGTTGAAGAATGCTTATGAAGATGAAAAAGTAATTTTCCAATCTTACATTAAAACATAAtaacattattaatcagagaaatgcaaattaagacaactcagataccactacacacctgtcagactggctagaatgtcAGGGacagataatgcagaatgttggaagggatgtgggaaaacagggacacttaatacattgttgatagaattgtgaatacgtccaaccattctggagaatgatttggagctatgctcaaaaagttatcaaactgtatgtgccctttgatccagcagtgtttctactgggcttatatcccaaaaagatcttaaagaagggaaagggacttgtatgtgcaagaatgtttgtggcaggtctctttgtagtggccagaaactggaaactgagtggatgcccatcaattggagaatggctgaataaactgtggtatatgaatattatggaatattattgttcggtaacaaatgacaagcaggatgatttcagaaaggcctggagagacttacaggaactgatgctgagtgaaatgagcagaaccaggagatcattatacacttcaacaacaatactgtatgatgatcaattctgatggacgtggccttcttcaacaatgagatgaaccaaatcagtttcaatagagcagtaatgaactgaattagctacacccagtgaaagaactctgggaaatgactatgaaccattacaaagaattcccaatccctctatttttgtccgcttgcatttctgatttccttcacaggctaatgagtacactatttcaaagtctgattctttctgtacagcaaaataacttaagacatgtatacttatatagtatttagcttatactttaacatatttaacatgtattggtcaacctgctatcggggggagggaatggggggaaggaggggaaaaagtaaacaaaaggtttgacaattgtcaatgctgtaaaattacccatgcatataacttgtaaataaaaagctattaaaaaaattcaattcaattcaattaaaaaaaaaacatgacaatATCTTGCGCAGAACTGATTTGATTGTGAAAGAGCAAAAACTATGCTTCTTTCCTTAATTCTAAGTCAGCAATAGAAATTACCATAAAATGTTAtgtcattaaggaaaaaaaaagtccatggaAACTTTTGGGAGTTAGAATTTTACAGAAATCTTTCCAtgtaaaatacaattttcaaagtTGCATTTTGTGGAAATTTCCTTAGAAGTTTCAAGTCCCAATAAAGCCTGTgcatttttaaagcacaaatTAGATACTGCATTTCACTGTTTTTGCTGCACAACCTTTTAAAAATGGCCACATTCAGGGTTAAGCTCCTGCTGAATTGGATCTGACATGCCTACAAGAAGAATTTTTAGAACAGCAACTTCTGGACCTTGAAAATGATCAAATTTAGATAATCAAATAACTTGCAAtaggaagaaaagcataatttaaaaTCCAAAATCAAAGGAGGTTAATAAATTCTATGAAAAGttcaaattcttaaaatttttaacatttctatagtgcAATAGTACAAAGACTTAATTTTTCCTTGAACATTTTTCTATGAATCTTCAAGCAACAATGTTCTTCATTCACTCTATTATAATACTTGGTCCTCATATAAgtaatataataaagaatattaaaaaatataaagcaataatctTGCTAATCTTTCAGATCTTTGCTCTCTCACTTGGACATCTACAATAACTTCCTCATTAGTCACCCTATTTCAAGTATCTTTCCACTCCAATCTTCCATGTGCAGAAAGGCTTTGGGTTAAATTCAGGTCTGACCATGCCATTCCCCCCAAGTCAAGAAGCTCTCCTGGGCCCTTATTATTGAGAGCACAATGCTTCTTTGGCATATTATATGTGCTTAAAAAGATGCTATTTCAAAAATTCATTCCAGGATTGAAAACAAACTATTTGGCCTTTCCAGCATTTTAAAAGCATGTCACTCTCCTTCACACATTCTATGATCCTGCCACCAATCCTTGTGCTCCCCCCCTTTTCTATTCCCATGCCTTTGcaaaatctggattcaaaccaTCACCTCCTCCGTGAAACCTGTCATTATCCCAACTTCTAGTGTCCCTTCCCCCCAGAAATTACTTTGTTCACTTCTTGCATTTACTAATGTGTTTATGTGATTGtagaatagaatataagctcctttggATTGTTCTGCATCTTGAGGGTGCTCAGCAATGGCAGATATTCCCTGCTTGTTGAATGAAGATAAGGAAAACTatggaaagaaataatataatttttatttagggCAAGGATAAAAAAGTAACAATTCAATCTCATACAGTGCTCTTTGGGAATACtgcctcatttcctttccctctctcagaTAAGTTTAGGTACTGAATGATTCCATGGCTTGAACTCGGCTTTGCTTAGGAAGGGACAGCTAGCTAATACAGTAGTTAAGTGCTCTGGGTCTTTAGTCATGAAGactcttctttctgagttcacatcttactctctgtgtgaccctagataagtcacttaatcctgtttgcctcggttcctcatctatgaaatgagcaggaggacATGGcaagcactccagtatctgtcaggaaaaccccaaaaggggtagatttgaaaacaattgaacaagaaAATCACCTAGTAAGGCCAGGTTATGGTTCTATAGCCAAGAAGTAGGGGAATGGAAGCTTCAGTGAAGGCAGCTCCAGCAACTCGGCTTAGCCAGGGTTCTGCACAACTCTACAGCTTCCAGGCTGGCTCCTTCCCTGCCTCAGCTCGATCTGGGAGCCAGGAGCCCCGAACTCTTGCTCCCACTACACTCTGGTTCCCAGAATCCACCACTGCAGTCTTTCTCCCCATCTCAAATCCTTATCTCATTCAGCCATCACATATCAAAGATCTTTGATATGAGCTGATCTAGGGAATTTGGGACAACCTGGAAATTAGGTCAGGAAACCCCTAGGCTTTGGTTGGGGTAGAAGCTGGTCAGGCACCCTGGGCACAATGTAATCCACAGGCCTCCCTGGAGGGCTTGTAGGATGCCAGCGCAGATGGTCACCTAGTGAAGAGCAGCACCAACTCGTAGTGTAGGGTGTGGGGGAACATGTCCACAGGCACAGCTTGTCTCAGCACAAAAGGCTCGCCCAGGAGATCCTTGTCAGGGTCTGGGGGACAGCACAACTCTAGGAAGTTTCTCTTGGCCTTCCCACTGGGGTAGCAGGAAACAAAAACCAGCCTCCGGATGGCTCGGCAGTTCCGGAGAGCGCGTACCACCTGGTTGTTTAATCCAGTCCGAGAGGGGTCCACCATAGCCACCAGCGATTGACCCGTCTCCTGGGACTTGATAAGCTGCGGCACCACGTTGTCCACATGGTCAGCGTGGAATTCCCAGTTGCTGATTCCATTGAAGGCTGCGGTCCATTGGGCGTCCTCCACCGCCTGCCCCACCAGCCGGTGCTCAGGACCTGAGATGTGCGCTGGGCCAGGGACAGGCTGGTGGCCCCCGTGCCTTGGCTAAGGTCAAGGAGCAGCGTGTCAGGGTCCAGGCCGCTCAGTTCTCCCACCACTCGGTAGAGCACCTCTACAGCATCGGAGTTAATTTGGAAGAAGGCCCCTGGAGAGATGCGGATTTTTAGGCCCGGAAGGTCTTCAAAAATATGAGGCTCTCCTGCCAGGAGCTGGTAGCAGACTTGCCCTAGGTTGCACGGGCGGTGCTCCTGGAAGTAAAGGGAGGTCAAGTCACAGACCGCCCCGGGGCCCCTGGTGAAAAACTCGCAGAGCTGCTCCTGGTGGGCCCGGAGCTCGTCGGGACTCAGCTGTTGCGGGTGGCAGGTGAAGATGGCCATTGTGTGGCCCCGGCGGGAGCTCCTGACCGTGAGCTCGTGCCAGTGCCCACCGCCTTGCCCGTCCACATAGGGGTCCAGTGGGCTCTGCTGGAGAAAGGCCTCGTAACAGCGGGCCACGCGCTGGTGCCCTTCGGGAATGTGCTTCAGGTGTCCGGCCTGCACGCACACCGGCCGCAGCTCACGCCGGGAGCCCAGCACGTAGCCCACGGTCCGGGGTCGGCCGTCCGGGCCCTGGCGGATGGCGAAGTTGCTCTTGTTTCGGTAGCCGTCGATGACCGGGGACGGCAGGAAGGGCTGCAGGCGCGAGCACAGGGCGCCGGCCTCAGCGTCTGGGCTCCCGAGCGCGCGCAGGCGACCCTCGAGTTTCTCCAGGAGGCCGCGCAGCGCCTCTTCCTTTACACGGAGCTGCTGCTCGTAGTCCAGCCGCCACAGCGGCGTCACCAAGTCAGCGAGCCGCTCGGGCCACGAGACCGGCTCCGGAGCCCACTCCTCCGCCGCAGCCGCAGCCGCGGGCGCGGGTGCCTCCTCCGGGCACGCGGAGCCCAGCCAAGCCCGTAGGGAGCTCCAGGGAGGCGGCCGGCTGCGCGACAGCAGCGCAGCCCGAGGCAACCAGGAGCCCAGGTGCCTCATGACCCGGACGCGACGTACCGTCAGCTGCGGACGGCCCAGGAGCCGGCGGCCCAGGTACCACAGACTCCAGCGTGACAGCGCGCCTGGAAGTACAAGCCCCCTCCCGGCGTCCTCCCCACCAATCAGAGCCTCTCTCCAACTTTGTTCACCAATCAGAGACCAGATTCTGACAGCAGCGCCTTCTGGGAAATCAAGATTCTGCGTTTCTCCAATCTAGCAATAGGATTTCTTACCTATTGGTTCATGGGAAATGTAGTTTTCTCCCCTTATAGCCACATGGAGTCCTTCGTTGCCATGGGTTCCCCCGCTCCAAAGCAAAAGGTCAAAGGGAACGGGCTGAAGTAAAGCGAGGGAAAACTTGTTCCAACCTGTCTGCTTGCGGCCCACGGAAGAACCTAATAGGGACGCTTCTCGGAACGTTTGTACTGGTTCATGTAGCACAAAGCCCAGCCCTTTGCATATAGCAAGCGCTTCATCAGTGCTTCCCGCACTGGTTCTTCGCTTGTTATGGAAATGCCTCGCCTTGGTCTCAGTTAAGTGGTGCAGCTAGAACCTCCAGGAGCGTGACCCGGCGAGAAATGGGGGATTCTTCGCGGGAGCGACTTCCCATAGCGAAGCCACTGTCAGGAGAAAGGCAGAGCCACGCCCCTTGCCCTCCGCAGAGCCACGCCCCTTGCCCTCCAGGGAGCCCTCGTGGAGTAGAGTCTTCAACCAAGTGGCCTCGGATCAAGGTCTACCCCGGGCATCCCCCAGCCGCGGATGCCCCGCCCCCAAACAGTGCGAGCTGCCTCCTGCCGCTTTCTGCTCATAACGGAACCGGGTAGCTCCGCCTTCAGATGGAGGGGATTTGGAGGAAAACTGTCCCGTAACTGAGCCGGCAATTAAGTGCGcgccttaaaagttaaaaagaaaactttttaggAAGGCTAAATTAGGTCAGGTTGCCCTTCCATTTCTGGGCCAAAGGTCCTTTTTATGCAACAAGTGAATCATTAACGTGTTGGTTATATAACCAGCCACTGCTTTTCTTTCCGCCTGCTGTTTTGAGAGTTTTTAAGATACAACACGCCGAGGAAGATGCAGCTCCCGGTTTTTGTCGTCGATGCATTTACAAGGGAAGCATTCCGGGGGAACCCCGCCGCCGTTTGTCTCCTGGAAAATGTAAgtcgttttcttttctttttggggggaatattttccccaactcctcccccctccctaaaAAATATCCCTTCCTGGGTGCCCGCCCGCCCTCGTGTTCATTATTTTTAGTGTCTGCACACCGGCTTGGATCCATTTTGATAAGGAATGCGCAGAGCTGGGCTGGAGGAGGGGACAATAACAAGAACAGGTATTATTAATAGGAGAATTGCATTGCAGTTTGTCTCCATCACACGGGGAATAACTGATCAAAATGGGACATTTAAATATAATGGGGCAGCCTGGTAACAAATGATAGTATGAAGAAGTCTGAGAAACTTGGGAGggtttgtatgaactgatgtaaggGACAGTGAGATGAGTAACAGTGGACCATGAAAATAGAAACAGGACAATACCTTTGACAAACTTCAGAGTTCTAGATCAGGATTTCTAGCTAGATCCATACGGAACGTCAGACGCCAGCCTCATTTACAGACGAAGAAACTACTGACCCCCAAACTTAGCTCTTAGTCAAACTAATCTGTTTGCTGTTTCCCATTTGGTGCCTTTGCAACACCCATCCCCCGCCCTGGAccactcttccttctctcctatgGACCTTGGAATCCTGAGCTCCGGTGCCTTCAAggctcaggtcaaaaaaggaaaaatcttcttgaaaagtcttttctgattctctcaGATAAGAGCAGTCTCCTCTTCACCAAAAAGTATTTAAATTGACGTTTGATATACTTATTGTTTccctttgatttttatctttgtgtagCCAATATTAATATTAGGAAGATATGGGCCATGTTGAGcccataataagtatttaatgtaTGTTTGCTGGATGAAAGAACGACCTTTGGAATTAACGTATAAATGTTTAACATCATTGCGCATTTATAACCTATACCTGATTGCTTaatgaaagagaggaggaaaaggagggatagaatttggaactcataactttaaatataaatgttttaaacattttcaaaatgtaaataCTTATGTTTATTTGGGTTTTCTCATGTGAAAAGTTAAGTTCATAATAATTTAGCAAATAAACAGTTATCTAGGGAAAAAAGGATGCTTTTTGGAGGAAGGTTTTCAgaacatttaaaagaatattatgatTAAAACTCTGGCATAAGGTTAGTAGCACAAGGATGGAGGaattagaaattataattttagcCTTTAAAacccttcctttaagatttaatGAACAGATATTACTTGTTGTTAATCTGTTGTGCCCAACTTTTCCAGGCTCTTTGTTCTgtactgtccatgggattttcttggcaaagatactagataagtttgttattttttctatggtGGATTAAAGCAAATGGAGATCACTACTCTCccccaaggtcactcagctactaagtatctgaagccatatcCGAACTCAGATTTCCCTGACTGCAGACTCAGTGCTGtgatccactgagccatctagctatcccTAACGAATACATAGTGAATATCTATCATACATTCCCTGTTGTGGGGCATGGAAGCAAAGGTTGCATATATAATATAGTGTATATTATGTGTAGATGTATAAAGAGCTAATGATCTGAGTGGGGAGACTAGATTTAGCACAACAAACAATGCAGGACCATCTGTAATTAAGTGCAGCTAGGGGAGTCACAATTCCTGAGTTCCAGACAACCCTGCCATCTCCAAGAACCCTGCCGTTTGCTCTCACTTATATCTAAGAGCCAGGACCTCTCCCATGGACCGTGGGGTGATGGGAGGGTTGTTGTATTTCCAAATGGCCACAAGGTGGCAGCATTTTAAAACTTTCCTCTGCGTGGGAGTGATGCAATTTTACCCTGTACATTTCATCCATCCCGTGGTGATGGATTGGTGATCAATAAACAGGAGCCTAGCGGGGCAAACGTTAACTTCCTTTTGTAGGTCACAGTTTCTGGCCATTTCTATTAGAAAGAGCATTTGCCTCGCTTGTGAGAGCAGAGACTTGGGGAGATCTCCTTTAGAGGTCAAGGAGTCCAACCCTTTGTACAGACAAGGTAGGTGAGGTAACAGAAAAGGTGGTGAGTGCAAAGGAGGAGATCTGAGCCGGGGTCCCCGGCTCCAGATCCTGAACCCTTTCTGCTGGTCCCAGGGGTTCCCCGCGTGTGACGTCATGACTGTGGAAAGTTGCTCTGAATGAAAAATTCTCACCGATCcgcccaatatttttttttcccttagtttgTATATGTTTTATGCTAAATGTATAGCATGTATACATAAAATGTATGTTTCCCCCGATGGAATATATGCTTTTTAAAGATAGGAgtcatttgttttttatctttgtatctatgTACCTagtacatggtaggtgcttaatatggGCAATTGGGGTTGTGTTAGTAAGTGGTAAGTGCcggaagccagatttgaa
Proteins encoded:
- the LOC127552106 gene encoding LOW QUALITY PROTEIN: tRNA (uracil-5-)-methyltransferase homolog B-like (The sequence of the model RefSeq protein was modified relative to this genomic sequence to represent the inferred CDS: inserted 1 base in 1 codon), producing the protein MRHLGSWLPRAALLSRSRPPPWSSLRAWLGSACPEEAPAPAAAAAAEEWAPEPVSWPERLADLVTPLWRLDYEQQLRVKEEALRGLLEKLEGRLRALGSPDAEAGALCSRLQPFLPSPVIDGYRNKSNFAIRQGPDGRPRTVGYVLGSRRELRPVCVQAGHLKHIPEGHQRVARCYEAFLQQSPLDPYVDGQGGGHWHELTVRSSRRGHTMAIFTCHPQQLSPDELRAHQEQLCEFFTRGPGAVCDLTSLYFQEHRPCNLGQVCYQLLAGEPHIFEDLPGLKIRISPGAFFQINSDAVEVLYRVVGELSGLDPDTLLLDLSQGTGATSLSLAQRTSQVLSXRLVGQAVEDAQWTAAFNGISNWEFHADHVDNVVPQLIKSQETGQSLVAMVDPSRTGLNNQVVRALRNCRAIRRLVFVSCYPSGKAKRNFLELCCPPDPDKDLLGEPFVLRQAVPVDMFPHTLHYELVLLFTR